Genomic DNA from Ictidomys tridecemlineatus isolate mIctTri1 chromosome 6, mIctTri1.hap1, whole genome shotgun sequence:
CTGAGAGGATGACGAAGAACTTTTCTCTACACTCCTATCATGGCTAGTCTTAGAGGAAAATAACAAATTCCCTCCAGAGGCTAAATTCTGCATCTGTCTCTTGCCAGGCAAGGTTGTGGCAATAAGAGGCTCCCTAGATGGGTCGCCCTTAGAAGTATGTATTTTCTTAGCTGCCTGTAGTTCAGTCCTGCCCAAAGGAGGACGGGTggagatttcaggaaaagaaatacCCTGAAAAAATCCACCAGAGGGAGTAGCTGGAAGTCCAGAAAAAGGAGCAAAATCCCTAGTGGACTTCACTTTCTtgtgttctttcttctttcctgtagAGGCAAAAGAGGCAGGAAGTTTAAGCATTACTTGTGTTTGAGCTGGTTTTATTCTTGCCTCCTTGCTAAAATAGTGCTGTTGAAGGAAAAGACCCTATATTTCATATTCTGAACAATTTGGCAGACTGTGCCTTAGAAGGCAGAGCTTTTAGAGATTTGAGTAACTTGGGTCAAATTAGATAATCACAAAACTAATGAACAAGGCATATGAATCAAGAGTTTATAAATATCACATTGcacttatcatttttaaaaggacatttatTTCATGTGCTagtatcaaaaattttaaatatcacaaattttctttaaaatagtataatatataaagatatggccaaaatatttgctttaaagTTGCCATGAAATCAGATTATCTAGCAACAATTTAAATgcctgtcagaaaaaaaaaatgtgctacaTTCAAATGCTACCACTATATATTAACAAGGAACAAACATATACATACTTAAtaagattagattaaaaaataacatggaataaaaatacaagcaCAAGAAGTAGCATATGATTTATATAgacttttttaaagaacaaaataatactatatattagatgaataagtattaaaaaactaaatagatcAGTATCTACTGATAGTGGTCACTTCTGTGGAGATGATAATGGACAAGGGCAAAAGTGAAGCAGAGAGTCTTTACAAAAATGAGATCTGAAGCAAAAGATAGTTAACTGGTAAGTTTGGGTAATAGAAAATTAGACACTTGTACTTTTTTGTTTCTCATACTTGTTTCAAGTATTTAAATCAAGTTATTTGTAGAATTACTCTAATAATACGAACAAAAATTACATATGTCCtgccaatattttttaaaactttacctTCTTCATGAAAGAAGTCTCATGAGAATCTAAAAGAATTACATGcatttaacaatttaaaaattttaccttcTTCATTGTCACTGTATCTGTCAGAGTCATTACTTCCATTCTGCCTAGTATTTTCTGCTGATGAAGAAATTGTTGGTAGAGGAGTAGAAGATCTTGATTCTGGTCCTTGTTCTCTCAGTTTCAATAGCTTTTTCTCATACAGCTTCCTGGTTGTTCCTATATCAAGGCAAAACTTGAGTTTAGCTCTTGCATTGTCTTATTTAAGGTCTAGCTCAGAAACTAAATAACATTATAAACTCAATTTTTACCCTTTCCTTTCCTAAactttattacttaaaaataataataataataatggggtattttcaaaaataggaatttttctgagattttaatgAGATTATAATGTTTCTTTTAATAACATGGAATACACAGTAAATTGATATAGGTCTTATTGGAGATTAGCTACCGAAGAACTATGTatggctcttttttaaaaaatattttttttagctgttgatagtcctttatttatttatatgcagtgctgagaacctaatccagtgcctcacacatgccaggccagggtgctactgctgagccacagcctccaCCCATCATGTATGACTCTTTTTGACTGCAAGTCTTGGACTTTGTATATTTTCTCTACAATTACAGAAGTATACGCCAatatagaaaattctaaaaacagATCATGCCCCCTGAGGAATATGCATtgatatatataatcatatattatatataattttattataccgTACAATGTAATTCTATATAACAAAcagcttttgttttctgtttcacaCTAGctatatctttctttaatttctgtaaGTTGAGTAAAATGAGTATGGACTTTTATAAACAATACATATCCAGAAATATAAAGTAGTCTTAAAACAAACAGCTGGTATACCATCATTTAATTTAATGTATGCTAGTACATATCAGCATCTTCCTTttacaattttaaacaaaatctttGTGTTCAAAATTTTCTACAACTTAGatgatcaaaattaatttttctcacCTTGAGGTCATTGTCAAGACCCTCATAAAATAAGGTAAATGCTACCTTGCaataatcactgagccacattcccagcccttttttatactttattggggggggggggggttgctaagttgctgatgctgactttgaacttaagatcctcttgccttgaGTGCCACCATAACCAGATAGTTTATCATTCTTTAAATTATCTTCAAATTCCAATCAAGATATGGCACTTTTAATGATAAATGGAAAATGGTACTAGGCTAGGAATTGAATAACTTTAGTTATATTAGTCAGTTATTAACTTACTGATGTGGATGAACTGGCCAGTTAAGTTAGCTGAGATTCTCCTCAACTGTCATATTAAACCCAAATGGGCTTGGAACAGTGgcgcacaccagtaatcccagcagcttgggagactgaggtaggaggatcaagccagcttcagcaacttagcatctaagcaactcagtgagacactgtctctaaataaaatacgcaCACAAAAAAacggctgggggtgtggcttagtggttaagagcccctgggttcaattcccagtaagaaaacaaaaaacaattcaatATAGTCTCACCAGGTGGTGTGATATGTGCACCACATAAAGCAATCTCAACCACAGAGATAAGAGATTAGCTAGTTCAATTCTTTTATTTCCCTCGATAGGGTTGAGGAAATTAAAGTCTTGGTCATACAAAGGGTTAATGGTAAGACCGGCCCTTGGAACCCAAATTCTAATCACTAGGCAAGAAGAGAAAACAACTTAAGGCCTTGCttcatagaaaatatatttgaaattttatgaacTTACCCACAATAGGACCAGGATTCACCCCATATTTCACAAGCTGATCCAGAAGTTCTTCATTAGAGAGCTCTGTTACATCTAGATCATCCTTATCTTCTAGTCTGGGCTTATCAGTTTTCTTTGTTGCTTTCTGTAAACAAAGTCCAATTGTCATTTCTACACAAATTTTACAGTGTATATTTATTAGACAAATAATATGCTGtgtaaaaaaaacataaacattcaCCCACAGCAATTTGATTAAGTTAAAACAATTCATTTAAGGACATTCTAAATTCAACTGTAATTAGACTGTACAAAACTAATTCCCCCACAAATAACTTACATGTTAAAGCGATTAACTGTTGAAATATTCAATTTTGAAATACCTCTGTAAAGAGGTAGTAATGGCATCAAAAATTCAAcagcaaataaatacaaattaaaagtaaTTGACTTTGGATaacattatatatgtaataatgaaCCATATacctattttctttaaaataaacaaaaattatgcTGAATTTTTTTATACTGCGCACCCCGCCCCTCCCGTACTTTAACACTGAGTTAAGTTCccagggctttttatttttttgagacagagtcttaataAGATCtagaggctggacttgaacttgtgatcctcctgcctcagcctcccaagtcaatgggcttataggcgtgtaccaccatgcccaactataCTGTATTTCTTAAAAGATAACTCCTGAAGACAAGGGAGTCAGATCAGCATGAAAGAAACAAAGTGAAGCCAGACGCGGTTTAAACATGTTCACCCTAATGTAGTAAATATAATTTACTGTTGACTTTTTCTAATCCTTGGagtttttttatacttttttttttttttaggtgatatggagaatggaacccagtgcctcacaagtgctaggtgtgttctatcactgagctacaaccccagcaggTATAATTCTTAAAGTTTAAACTAGTGTAGGGAAGTTAAAgacttttataaaaaatgatttctCCTTAAACAGCATATCAGAACATAAGAAACCCAAATGATTATTCTCCTTGTACTTAGTTTATGGCCATTGAAAGAAGTCTCACAAGACTTCATAGTTATCACCCCTAACACAGCTTATTCACCAGATTCAGTTGTATAGAATCATTTTACTAGAATAGCCAAAAGAATGTGGAACTTGAGAACAATACCAAAATAAgttctttcctaatttttaatatttattttttagttttacgtggacacaatatttttattttatatttatgtggtgctgaggatcaaacccagtgcctcatgcatgctaggcgagcactctactactgatcCACAACTCCAGACCcccttttaaatgtatttcttttagttgttgatggaccttttattttattttatacgtgttgctgagaatcaaacccagtgcttcacacatgctaggcaagtgctctaccactgagccacaaccccagcccctcaaaataaatttttgaaataatctgAACAATGGCAgtattttctcaaaaaactatatatatttccaaaataaatagtTTAAGCCAGTAAAAGTATGGATACCTTTTAAGATTATGGCAAATAGCCTTTACAAATGTCTGAGTAACCCTAGAAAGTATCAGTGTACCGAACAAAACCCAGTTGTTTAAATAATGGCCACAAATATCacttaaaaaaatcactcagGCCTGAATTAGTATTTAAGGCAGGAGAGTTAATACTACACCTTAGAAATGTTCTAtgaaaaatggctaaaattattAAGTTGTACGGATCAATTACTTTCCAATTAAGGGGTGGGGGAGCAGGCATCCTGGGAATGTACCAAAATTTCTCTTGTAacaaataaagggctggggatgtggctcagtgggggagCACTGGCCTAgccatatgtgaggcactgggttcaatcctctgcaccacaaaaacaaacaacaaacaaagtttaaaaaaaaatttttttttgaatagagggttgggatgtagctcagaagcagaatgcttgcctagcacaggccctGAGTTCCACCCAGCAAGCAAGCAAACACAAAAacttcacataatttttttccccagaaagtgATAATAATAAAGTCAATTCACTATATATCTTTTAGTGCACTAATCTAGACTTACCAGGCTCAAATCTTGAAACTGTACATTTTGATGTCAAAATAGTTACCTAAAATATAAGAGCTCTATATTTAAAGCCTTGAAATCTTATCAACCTAATCTTGTGTTATTGACTTAACTTGAATTTTCTATAAAACATAGTTTGTAGAGAAAAACTCCATTATATGATATAAATACTTTAAGCAATGAATAATTTAACCAGGTTCAAATTACTTGTAAATAATTCCTCCCAGCATAAGAATGTTCAAATTTTACTATCAACAAAAATTCCAATTTCTTGTAACATCCTGAAGTGGTTTTTTTGGGGAGTAGGAGGTGGATGGGAGGgtgtggtattagggattgaactcatggtctTGCACATACTAAGCAAATCCTGTCACTAAGTTTTAAATCcaagttctttatattttatattgtgacAAAGGAAGGTCTTGCTAGATTGCCCCAAATGGCCTAgaatttgtagtcctcctgcttcaggttccagagcagctggaattataggtatgtgccacctttGACAGGGTTACTAGCCTAAAGTTTCTGAGAAAACTGATTTTAGCATTCAACACAGCCCACTtactttttattagttatttgtaTACAccctttattttctctaaatgGTGAACTCCTTAAGTAGCAAGTCCCCAAGTGTAGCTTGTTATCAAAATcgcaactattttaaaatatcttgcttTACTCTGATTCTTAAGTTTGGGcagaaaaatctatattttaaatgtgtagCTTTAGTAATCTGGATGCAACATTTAAGTGGGCACCAGAGAGCAAGAGCACTATCATATTTTTAACTCAAGCATcttagaacaaaaacaaaagtagtGCCTGACACAGGAGTTCTGTCAAACAAATGAATGATACGTACATTCTTGAGAGGGAAAatcaagtcatttatttttgaaaatccaTTTCctattggggggggggcagggaggtgtggggatgtggcttatagGTAGGTGGcatacttgcctagtatgtgtgaggccctgggttccatccctagcaccataaaaagagaacaaatgaCATAGATTTTGAATCAAAGTAGGAAATCAATCCCCTTACATTTTCTTAAACTTCAGCTgaacaaaaaaacctttaaaatgtaGTAGATAAACtctgtgattttaaatttaatctgTAGGGGGAAAGTGCCAGAAAagtaattcattttataaatataaaaaaaattgggagaCGGGTAGTTTGGTGTACATGATTAACAAGACAGCAGTTTCaatcaggaagaaggaaacattAATTGTACTAAATTAATGTTTAGTACCTCCTGAtagttttattcctttaataaaaCTACCTCCTGATAGTTTTATTCCTTTAAGTAAGTCACAATCTGTTAAGTTTCATTCAGTCAAAAATACAGAGTActatcagagatatgataaattattgtgtaatggtgtattaagaatcaTAATGCAAAATCAACCTCAGCCCTCTACtgtttttttcaactttaaaatccAACAATTCTGTGAAATAACTTGTTTAATTTCTACCTTTAATAGCAAAGATGCTGATAACAatactattataaaataaattctaccGAGCACACATTATATATTAATGTGTGTGCTAAAGTGCCTTATAGTATTTgagaattctaaaaaaaaaatcatgataaagATGCTAATATCCCCATTTTACTAAGTGAGGAAACTAAGGTCCAAGGCTGTAAGGCTAACAAGGGACATCTGCATACTATGTAACATAGTATCACTGAACACACATTGTATATCACTTTCATATACTTATCCTTTTCTGAAATTGTTATTAAGGTAACTTTGCACTGTACTGCCCTGCTATTAAGATGAAAACATCCAGAAACAATGACTATAACAGGTATCAATTACTGAGCACAAGGCACTTCATTTATGCAAACTCATGTAATCAACCCTAAATCTGATAAGTGACTTTTAGTTTATTCCTATATTCCAGGTAAAAATGGAGAAACCTAAAGGCAATTAATGTTCACTGTTCAATAAGCAGCAGACCTAGAATTTAAATCTATAACTCTGATTCATTTAACACCTCATTAAGGAGCATTGCAATCAATTTATGATTTACGCTAACTTGCCTTTTACGGTTCTGTCCCAAGTCTTTAAACATTTCCTGTTAAGAATTAATCAGGTTGGGGGGCAGGGTGGCTCACTGGTAGTATGTTTAGCCtgcatgagaccctggattcaattcctaccACACCTTCATGCTTTGCACTTTGTAACAAAAAGGTAGGATGCAAACTCAAGGAATGTTTATTCTTGTGTCCACAATCTAATTTCAATACCTAAAATACTGGCATCAAgatgaataaaagaaacaataaaagaaaagaaaaaaaaaacaaaataaaaattttaacatgcaAATGTTTGTCATACTACACAGTCTGACATTATTGTGGTGGTACATACAAAGCAAATTCTCTTATAAAGGAACCTGACATGCAAAATAGTTTTACACATCAACTATTATAAATGCTCTATGGCTCTTGTAAATCCAAAGAACCTCTTTCTatcccatattaaaaaaaaaaaaaagtctattcagACTTAATTGTAACTCACTCTTGTCTTAagtatcttattttgtttttggtactggatggaactcaggagtactccatcactgagccacatacccaaccctattttgtatttcatttagagacagagtctcacagagttgcttagtatctcgcttttgcagaggctggcttagaactcacatTCTCCTTAGTCTCCCCAacagctggtattacaggcttgCGTCACTTGCCTCAAGtatctttaaaacagaaaataaagctaTTGACTACCAATATTAACTTTTTCAAGTTGTTATCATTGAGCCTGGCCAAAggcatatatttttaagttttaatcaCTCAAGTGGGATAAGACAAAATTCTATGGTTATGAAATAATTCTCCTCTATaaaggaagctgggcatggtggtacactccAGCAGTCCCAGTAACTagggaggatcacttgagaccAGGAGACATCCCCTCACTGCCAGAGGGAGAAATATAACTTTTTAGCATGTCACTGGAtgcagtagtgtgtgtgtgtgtgtgtgtgtgtgtgtgtgtgtgtgtagggggcaGGTGTTGGGGATCAACCTAGACCTTCCATATGCTAAGCAGATGCTCTACTAGTGAGCCACACCTTCAGTCCCACAGTAgataagctaaaaaaaaaaaaaaaaagttaattctcCCCCCCCAATGAATTGGGGTGAGAAATGGgtaaataacataatttttagaCCCAAGACACTAAATTTTTATGATGATGTGTAGGGTCTgcagaaatcaatttttaaatatctatttttattatcttaatgTGTTATGAGCACATATTAGGAACTCAAAAATGATGGAAACTCCAAGACTTCAAGTTTTTGCATACAACCCAAACTTTATGGTTTAATACATCTACACCAACAAAGGGtactacagaagaactgttgtttttttttttaaagtgtgctgACTGAAATGGAAGATATTTCACTTTTGACCAAATCTATAATGAAATAGTTTGAATACTATCCCCTTTCTTGAAGAGTCAGTGGAGGAAAATCAATAAGGGATAAACTTTACTTTGaaagtaaatttttgtttaaagcgGCTTTCTTTAAACCCTAAAATGGAGACatcagaaacaataaaatttggctGCTCTTTTATTTACTGAACAAACACTTATTATATATTATGTGGCATACACTGCCTTGCATGATTTTTAGTTTCTCTGAAGCCCAGACTGAGACTTTTCGATTAAATTTACATGTGTCTGTTACATGttattcatttccatttcattcgTCAGCAaaacacattagataaaaaattttaaattaacagaGAATGTTGAAaaacttttgaaaagaaataGGTTGGGGTTTGGCTCTGTTGCAAAATGCAGCatcaaaaaaagggaaaaaaaagaaaaagaaaagcagcaatAACTTTGAGTTATAATAGTAACCAGCAGCAGCGACTCCTACCACATTTCACCGTCTTTCATGAAAGCATTTTAAGTTATGCCATCAAGTTTTAACAACATTATGATATGAAGCCTGGTAACTAAGTATatacaaaccaacaaaaacacacttaaaatttaCCGATAACAAAAAGCAAACTGATAAGCATTCGCTGAAGCCAATCTTGAGATTTAACCAGGATCAGACATTTAATAccataatcccagcgactcgggaggctgagacaggaggaccccgagttcaaagccagcctcagcaacagcgggggcccaagcaactcagtgagaccctgtctctaaataaaacacgaaatagggctggggatgtgatgtggctcagtggtcacgtgagtgcccctgagttcaattcccggtaccccTCCCCCAAATTTAATACCGACACATCATGATGCCATAAAATAAACCTATCTCTTGGTTCCGAATCTTTCTTTCCTCAAGTAATATTAAGcaaaaaaaggggtgggaggggacaaTCAACTCAAACTCATTAACTAGAATTTCCTAAGATCGatgataaacatttaaaaaaaattttttaaaggttcaTTTCAACCTAGAGTAAAACTGCCGCGACAAGAGATGGCCTGTTGCTGGAAGAAGTCAGACTAACAAGAAAACACCACCAGTTCAAAAAGCCCTCTGCATGCAAACTAACAAAACCAATATGAAAAGGCGggaatttctttatttcaaattttgctTAGATACGAGTAGGTCGCAGACTGCCCTCCAGGGAGCGCTCTGAGACTGTGCTGCACGAGTCATTTCGGTTACTGAAGCGGGAAAACGCTCGGACCTGACCTACAGCGTTCCGGGGCCGACCCTCGCCAGGCGTTGGAAAAGCGCTCGGGGCCCGGTCTCAGGGCCCACTCCCGACCGCCGCCAGTCGAGGACCAGGGCTCCGGCGCCGCGTAGCTCCCCGACGCAGCGTCCGAGCGCCCAGCGGTCGCAACTTCTGGTCCCTCCCTCGCAGCGCCCCGGTCCCGGAGCCCGCACCCCGGCGGCGACCGAGCTGCGGGCCGGAGCACGGGGACAGCCCCGCGCCGAGCGGGGGCGAGCGCGCGCGGAAACCGCCAAACGCCCGCCTTTGTGGCCCCGGCCGGGCGTCCTTACCCTGCCGACGGTGGCGCGGCCGCGGCCCGCGGTGGAGGGCCCGGAGCTGAGCACTGGGGTGGGCTCGCGCTCCTCGTCGCTGGAGAAGTCCGGGGGCCCCTTGCTGTTGGCGCCCGCGGCGTGCGGCGGCCGGTTGCGTGCAGTCAGGTGCTGCAGGTAGAGCTGCACGTACACGTCTTTGCGCTGCTCCCCGGCCGGGAGAGTCACATTGTTGGCGACCAGTTCACTCTTCAACTTGTCTTTCGTCAGGACCGAGGGGTCTTCCAGGAACTCCGGCATCTCCGGGATCTACTAGTCCCCTTCCCCGCAGCCTCACTGCCGCCGCTCACACCGCCGCGCTCACTCCTGGCCGGGGGCCGCGCTGTCGCCTCCGAGCCTTACGGCTCCCGCCCGGGAGGAGCGCCGCGGGGGCACGGCAAAAAACTCGCAGACACAAAGCGAGGCCAGACGCGGGCACAAAAGCGCCGCGAGCCCAACTACGGACTAAGTGCGGACAGGCTGGGAGGCTGCAccaaccccagcccacacactACAGCCAAGGCGAGAGCAGCCTGCTTCGCCCACGCCCCAAGAACGCGCGCCGCCATTGGTGGGCGGCGGGAGGAAGCGCGGCGGTGATTGGCTGGGCGGCTCGCGCGGGTTCCATTAGCCACCGTGCGGAGCGAGAGGTTGTAGAAACGCAGTTTAAAAGCTGCTCGGGCGGGAGCTCAGGCTTCTGGCCCGTTTCGGTTtcccccttcctccacccttcccTTTAGACGCTGATAAGGGACGGGTCGTACTGCTTTTGTGCTCcgtttcctttccctcctcctgctTGGGACACAACTTCCATCCTGGGGTCGGTCACCTCGGAGCGGGCCGAGTTCCACGCCAGCCCTGAGGACCCTTGGCTGGGCCTTTCTCCCTCCCAGGACACTGTCCGTCAAAGAATAGGCTGCTTTCCCGAACGCTAGCTCTAGTGGGGAAGACGAGAGGCGAGGCATGCATGTTCGTGTGTCTTGATTTActtggagaggggaaggggcagcACCAGGAGGCAAATTCCCCTCTGCTCGGAAAAGCTTCTTTTGTTCCTGCAATTCCGGAGAAACTGGACCTCTGCTATTAGTTTAAAACGTCCTTGAATTTGTTGACAAAATTGCATTCTTATATATCCCGTTTGCTTGTGACCCTACGGATTGGgcatttctaaattatttcatttgaacaGTTACTTGGAGCTTACATAAATCCGTGCACGCATTTTTGCTGGACAGTCTCTCTTGGTTAGATTCCCCCCAGCCTTAAGTCTCTGACTATAACTTAAACCCAGAGAGAGTGGTAACAACTAAATGAAGCGCAGTATTTATAGTCAACTTCAAACCACGGAGATGGTACATACTAGATTTTAATTTCGGACGCAGCCTTAGTGACTTTATAATTAGGCCGGAAACTATAAACAAACCCATGTTAAACTGATTAAAATCCAGTAGAACCTGAAACATATACTCTAATTAAAATATCTTCCTGGAAACAAACACCATTGATGACATCAATAGGAACAAACACGTTTCAAGAATATACGTATGTAGATACGTTTCAGGATGCTTCCTAAAGAGAAACTATCCTCGGATTTAGGTTGTCAGCTGactctgaaaaaaatctcaaattatgctttgtaaattgctttaaaactttttaaatgtttacctGATTTCTACATGGTTACGttgaagtaaatttaaaataaatggcatcactaaaaatgtttttatgaattCAAAGAAACATTCTTTTAATGACATTATTTTCCTAGAAGTGATTTTATTAATTCCTGCCTAAAAATCtcaatattacatatatttaggCAATAGTATTAAACTCagtgatgaaaatttaaaattttgttttaataaaaaaattattttgtacatttttataatcACTTATGAAAGTTGgggttcccccacccccattacaGCTTTTCTCCGCCCCCCCATCACAGCTTCCACGGCATAGGTGTGTGTTTTTATCGTCAAAAAGGGAACTGAACTGAGAGATAAAGGACCATAATTTTGCGTCCCAATCTGCAATGTACTTCAGTTATGTTTTTCCGTATGGTCTCAAATTTTAATGGACAGAACAAGTCTTCAGCTTTATCTCTGCAAGGGCATATACAATAGGTCTTTTCTCAGAGGAAGAAGTATTGCTGATATTTTGGTGACATTTTAAGATAATATTCTTCTACCCtaagtttttttttggtactagggatagaactcaggggcactagaccactgagccacatccccacccctattttgtagtttatttagagagtctcactgagctgcttagtgcctcgccatcactttaggtggacacaatatcttatttttatgtggtgctgagaaccaaagtcagtgcctcacatgtgctaggcaagcactctaccacttgatccacaagcccagccccctgtctcaggctcccaaaccattgggattacaggtgtgcaccactgcgctgGCTTCTACCCTAAATTTGGTATGAGTACAATACAATACTAAGGTCTCACTGCCACCTCAGTGTGCTTCCTGAAGATGCTGCATTGAAACTGTTTTGTTATCCACAGGACTTTTGCACCAGAAGTTTTCCAAGTAGTTTAATTTTTAGAGACaataatgaagccagaattaaaaaagagatAGTCAGCACAGacaaattgaagaaaacagaccAATCTGGTTTGGGTCCAAACGTTGGGTACTGTGCCTGtgggagattgaaatgttaatatcCCCAAAGTCCAGCCTATAAGGTCCATCCTAAAGAATTGTTAATGAAGCAACTCCAGAGCAGACTGGGAACTGCTAATTAATTTGCCCTGGGCCCCCTTCCTTCCCAGATCACTCCTTCCCTGGCCCTCTAGGCCACCTGTTCCCCACCTTTTCGCCATTCCATCAatcatctcctgggcctagtcatgtatgcaggaaggaaagagataaggaggaagagaacaggagaacaaaggaagcctaggacatataaaaaggcagagcACCTTCACTTCCTAGGATACCAACTATGGCccacttctccctcctgggaagtctatgttactttttaaataaaccctgctttatatgcttgccttggtgtgcttctTTAATGTTATCCTTCAATATGTGAGGAAACAGACCTTGTCACTCATAACCTGTAGTATCGATAGCTCATCCTATTTTTTCCACAAGCAAAGGAGTGTTGACCAA
This window encodes:
- the Tmpo gene encoding thymopoietin isoform X5, which gives rise to MPEFLEDPSVLTKDKLKSELVANNVTLPAGEQRKDVYVQLYLQHLTARNRPPHAAGANSKGPPDFSSDEEREPTPVLSSGPSTAGRGRATVGRKATKKTDKPRLEDKDDLDVTELSNEELLDQLVKYGVNPGPIVGTTRKLYEKKLLKLREQGPESRSSTPLPTISSSAENTRQNGSNDSDRYSDNEEDSKIELKLEKREPLKGRAKTPVTLKQRRLEHNQVGEKTEERRVERDILKEMFPYEASTPTGISASCRRPIKGAAGRPLELGDFRMEESFSSKYVPKYVPLADVKSEKTKKGRSIPVWIKILLFVVVAVFLFLVYQAMETNQGNPFSRFLHDENRKST